A window of the Streptomyces albireticuli genome harbors these coding sequences:
- a CDS encoding ABC transporter ATP-binding protein translates to MIRFEHVTKRYADGTTAVDDLSFEVAEGELVTLVGPSGCGKTTTMKMVNRLIEPSDGRIFLDGEDIATVDPVELRRRIGYVIQQVGLFPHKTVLDNTATVPHLLGWQRKKARARAAELLDLVGLDPSVYGDRYPDQLSGGQRQRVGVARALAADPPVLLMDEPFGAVDPVVRERLQNEFLRLQSQVRKTVLFVTHDIEEAVRLGDRIAVYGEGRIEQFDPPAAVLGSPATPYVADFVGADRGLKRLSVTSIEPGDLEQPPVVHLDDTVGRAAARLAAEGARWAVVLDDAEHLHGWVSADALTGASTAGGPRKGEGTVRDHARHMDAWLPVGASLKQAFSTMLQHDAGWIAVLDGADADHFLGVLTPARLHEALRRSTAADAVGAARTEVEVETVADA, encoded by the coding sequence ATGATCCGCTTCGAGCACGTCACCAAGCGCTACGCCGACGGCACCACCGCCGTCGACGACCTGTCCTTCGAGGTGGCGGAGGGCGAGCTGGTCACGCTCGTCGGGCCCTCGGGCTGTGGCAAGACCACCACGATGAAGATGGTCAACCGGCTGATCGAACCCTCCGACGGCCGGATCTTCCTCGACGGCGAGGACATCGCCACGGTCGACCCGGTCGAGCTGCGCCGCCGCATCGGCTACGTCATCCAGCAGGTCGGCCTCTTCCCGCACAAGACGGTGCTGGACAACACCGCGACCGTCCCGCACCTGCTGGGCTGGCAGCGGAAGAAGGCCCGCGCCCGCGCGGCCGAGCTCCTCGACCTCGTCGGACTCGACCCCTCCGTCTACGGCGACCGCTACCCCGACCAGCTCTCCGGCGGTCAGCGCCAGCGCGTCGGGGTGGCCCGGGCGCTGGCCGCCGACCCGCCCGTGCTGCTGATGGACGAGCCCTTCGGCGCGGTCGACCCGGTGGTCCGCGAGCGCCTCCAGAACGAATTCCTGCGGCTCCAGTCCCAGGTCCGCAAGACCGTCCTCTTCGTCACGCACGACATCGAGGAGGCCGTCCGCCTCGGGGACCGCATCGCGGTCTACGGCGAGGGGCGCATCGAGCAGTTCGACCCGCCGGCGGCGGTGCTGGGCTCCCCGGCCACGCCGTACGTCGCCGACTTCGTCGGGGCCGACCGGGGCCTGAAGCGGCTCTCGGTCACCTCCATCGAGCCCGGCGACCTCGAACAGCCGCCGGTCGTCCACCTCGACGACACCGTGGGCCGCGCCGCGGCCCGGCTCGCCGCGGAGGGCGCCCGCTGGGCCGTCGTCCTGGACGACGCCGAGCACCTCCACGGCTGGGTCTCCGCGGACGCCCTCACCGGCGCGAGCACCGCCGGCGGCCCGCGGAAGGGCGAGGGGACGGTCCGCGACCACGCCCGTCACATGGACGCCTGGCTGCCGGTGGGCGCCTCGCTCAAGCAGGCGTTCAGCACCATGCTCCAGCACGACGCGGGCTGGATCGCCGTCCTGGACGGGGCCGACGCGGACCACTTCCTGGGCGTCCTCACCCCGGCCCGCCTGCACGAGGCGCTGCGGCGCTCGACGGCCGCGGACGCGGTGGGCGCCGCGCGCACGGAGGTCGAGGTGGAGACCGTCGCGGACGCGTAG
- the folP gene encoding dihydropteroate synthase translates to MSTLRGRFGPVGLPEWDRCAVMGVVNVTPDSFSDGGRWFDTEVAVKRGLDLVAQGADLVDVGGESTRPGAPRVDEREELRRVIPVVRGLAGEGVVVSVDTMRAAVAEAAVEAGAVLVNDVSGGLADPAMVPVVATAGVPFVVMHWRGFSADMNSRAVYGDVVGEVLDELRQRLDAVVEGGVSPDRLVVDPGLGFAKNADHDLALVAGLDRLGRELGRPMLVAASRKRFLGRVLAGYEGSPPPARERDAATAAVTAIAAREGAWAVRVHEVRASADAVKVVRAVEEAAAQAAGAGAGAGEAV, encoded by the coding sequence ATGAGTACGTTGCGCGGTCGATTCGGGCCCGTCGGTCTGCCGGAGTGGGACCGCTGTGCGGTGATGGGCGTGGTCAATGTCACGCCTGATTCGTTCTCCGACGGCGGTCGCTGGTTCGACACCGAGGTGGCGGTCAAGCGAGGTCTGGACCTGGTGGCCCAGGGCGCCGATCTGGTCGACGTGGGCGGCGAGTCCACCCGGCCGGGCGCACCCCGGGTGGACGAGCGCGAGGAGCTGCGCCGGGTGATCCCGGTGGTCAGGGGGCTGGCGGGCGAGGGCGTGGTGGTCTCCGTGGACACCATGCGCGCCGCGGTCGCGGAGGCGGCCGTCGAGGCCGGCGCGGTGCTGGTCAACGATGTGAGCGGGGGCCTGGCGGACCCCGCGATGGTGCCGGTGGTGGCCACGGCCGGGGTGCCGTTCGTGGTGATGCACTGGCGGGGGTTCAGCGCGGACATGAACAGCCGGGCGGTCTACGGCGACGTGGTCGGCGAGGTCCTCGACGAGCTGCGGCAGCGGCTGGACGCGGTGGTCGAGGGCGGGGTGTCCCCGGACCGGCTGGTGGTCGACCCGGGCCTCGGCTTCGCGAAGAACGCCGACCACGACCTGGCGCTGGTGGCCGGGCTGGACCGGCTGGGCCGGGAGCTGGGCCGCCCGATGCTGGTGGCGGCGTCCCGCAAGCGGTTCCTGGGCCGGGTGCTGGCCGGGTACGAGGGCAGCCCGCCACCGGCCCGGGAGCGGGACGCGGCGACGGCGGCCGTCACGGCGATCGCGGCCCGCGAGGGCGCCTGGGCCGTCCGGGTGCACGAGGTCCGGGCGAGCGCGGACGCGGTGAAGGTGGTGCGGGCCGTGGAGGAAGCGGCGGCACAGGCGGCCGGGGCCGGAGCCGGCGCCGGGGAGGCCGTGTGA
- a CDS encoding nuclear transport factor 2 family protein, translated as MSAARTDSERVELANTALYEAVERGDTSAMGDLWLDDPDVVVSCVHPGWPVLRGRSEVLRSYALIMASTDYIQFFLTDVEVSVTGDTALVTCTENILSGGPAESEGELGPLVGQLVVATNVFRRVGEEWKVWSHHGSPVLAGREDEDGPEEGEDEGA; from the coding sequence GTGAGCGCCGCTCGTACGGACAGCGAGCGGGTCGAGCTGGCGAACACCGCCCTCTACGAGGCGGTGGAGCGCGGCGACACCTCGGCCATGGGTGACCTGTGGCTGGACGATCCGGACGTCGTGGTGTCGTGCGTGCACCCCGGATGGCCGGTGCTGCGCGGACGGAGCGAGGTGCTCCGCTCGTATGCGCTGATCATGGCGAGCACGGACTACATCCAGTTCTTCCTGACGGACGTCGAGGTGTCCGTGACCGGTGACACGGCGCTGGTGACGTGCACGGAGAACATCCTCAGCGGCGGCCCGGCGGAGTCGGAGGGCGAGCTGGGGCCGCTGGTGGGCCAGCTGGTCGTGGCGACGAACGTCTTCCGGCGGGTCGGCGAGGAGTGGAAGGTGTGGTCGCACCACGGCTCGCCGGTGCTCGCGGGCCGCGAGGACGAGGACGGGCCGGAGGAGGGGGAGGACGAGGGGGCGTAG
- the folE gene encoding GTP cyclohydrolase I FolE, translated as MTDPVTLDAENSIGEFDEKRAENAVRELLIAVGEDPDREGLRETPARVARAYKEIFAGLWQEPEDVLTTTFDLGHDEMVLVRDIEVYSTCEHHLVPFHGVAHVGYIPSTSGKITGLSKLARLVDVYARRPQVQERLTTQIADSLMEILEPRGVVVVVECEHMCMSMRGIRKPGAKTLTSAVRGQLRDPATRAEAMSLIMAR; from the coding sequence ATGACCGACCCGGTGACGCTGGACGCCGAGAACTCCATCGGTGAATTCGACGAGAAGCGTGCCGAGAACGCCGTCCGCGAGCTGCTGATCGCGGTCGGTGAGGACCCGGACCGCGAGGGCCTGCGCGAGACGCCCGCCCGGGTGGCGCGGGCGTACAAGGAGATATTCGCGGGCCTGTGGCAGGAGCCGGAGGACGTGCTGACCACCACGTTCGACCTCGGCCACGACGAGATGGTGCTCGTCCGCGACATCGAGGTGTACAGCACCTGTGAGCACCACCTGGTGCCGTTCCACGGCGTGGCGCACGTCGGCTACATCCCGTCGACGAGCGGGAAGATCACGGGGCTGTCGAAGCTGGCCCGGCTGGTCGACGTCTACGCCCGGCGCCCGCAGGTGCAGGAGCGGCTCACGACGCAGATCGCCGATTCGCTGATGGAGATACTGGAGCCGCGCGGCGTCGTCGTGGTCGTCGAGTGCGAGCACATGTGCATGTCCATGCGCGGTATCCGTAAGCCCGGTGCCAAGACGCTGACGTCGGCGGTGCGGGGCCAGCTGCGTGACCCCGCTACCCGGGCCGAGGCGATGAGCCTGATCATGGCCCGCTGA
- a CDS encoding alpha/beta hydrolase translates to MGLTSMAVLLLAIAAAVVLFALTIWLWPRLGKKSIGSVLGRIGMMFATQLTLFAAIGLWANQSFGFYGSWADLFGQVKSEGVVVDHSASGKRVQVVSTQAVKVPRGDVPRVGGKIEKIMVAGVDSKINGPAYVYLPPEYFQPEYAQKNFPASVVLTGFPGTSEALIKGLDYPVRAHKLAKAKKMQPTILVMLRPSVVGQRDTECIDIPNGPQAETFFAKDIRKAISQRYRVGDKAENWGIIGNSTGGYCALKIAMRHPDAYGAAASLSGYYKALQDPTTGSLFGGSKKLENENDVMWRLKHEKTPPISVLVTSSKQGEHNYKDTLKFIEEAKGSARVSSIILDSGGHNFNTWRRELNPTLQWMGSRLSA, encoded by the coding sequence ATGGGTCTCACCAGCATGGCGGTTCTGCTGCTTGCCATAGCGGCGGCGGTAGTGCTCTTCGCTCTGACCATTTGGCTCTGGCCCCGCCTGGGCAAGAAGAGTATCGGGTCCGTCCTCGGACGGATCGGCATGATGTTCGCCACCCAGCTCACGCTGTTCGCGGCGATCGGCCTCTGGGCCAACCAGTCCTTCGGCTTCTACGGCTCCTGGGCGGACCTCTTCGGCCAGGTGAAGTCGGAGGGCGTCGTCGTCGACCACAGCGCCAGCGGCAAGCGGGTGCAGGTCGTGAGCACCCAGGCGGTGAAGGTCCCGCGCGGTGACGTGCCCCGGGTCGGCGGCAAGATCGAGAAGATCATGGTCGCGGGCGTCGATTCGAAGATCAACGGCCCGGCGTACGTCTACCTGCCGCCGGAGTACTTCCAGCCGGAGTACGCGCAGAAGAACTTTCCCGCCTCCGTCGTGCTGACCGGCTTCCCCGGCACCTCCGAGGCCCTGATCAAGGGCCTCGACTACCCGGTCCGCGCGCACAAGCTCGCCAAGGCCAAGAAGATGCAGCCGACCATCCTGGTGATGCTGCGCCCGTCCGTCGTGGGCCAGCGCGACACCGAATGCATCGACATACCCAACGGCCCCCAGGCCGAGACCTTCTTCGCCAAGGACATCCGCAAGGCGATATCCCAGCGCTACCGCGTCGGTGACAAGGCCGAGAACTGGGGCATCATCGGCAACTCCACCGGCGGCTACTGCGCACTGAAGATCGCCATGCGCCACCCCGACGCCTACGGCGCCGCGGCCTCGCTCTCCGGCTACTACAAGGCCCTCCAGGACCCCACGACCGGTTCCCTCTTCGGCGGCAGCAAGAAGCTGGAGAACGAGAACGACGTGATGTGGCGCCTCAAGCACGAGAAGACCCCGCCCATCTCGGTGCTGGTGACCAGCAGCAAGCAGGGCGAGCACAACTACAAGGACACCCTGAAGTTCATCGAGGAGGCCAAGGGCTCCGCCCGGGTCTCCTCGATCATCCTCGACAGCGGCGGCCACAACTTCAACACGTGGCGCCGTGAGCTGAACCCCACCCTCCAGTGGATGGGCAGCCGCCTGAGCGCCTAG
- a CDS encoding ABC transporter permease, giving the protein MDVVERTWTWLATGAHWTGGDGVWHRLDQHLYLTAVSLLISCAVALPVAVVLGHLGRGGALAVNLSNVGRAVPTFAVLVLLLLSPLGQYGSWPTVIALVLFAIPPVLTNAYVGMREVDRDMVEAARGMGMTGPQVVARVELPLAFPLIMTGVRSAAVQIVATATLAALAGGGGLGRVITAGFRLTDTAQVVAGALLVAVFALLVEGVFVLLARLLDPVRRRAGRTAGKVAPTPVSDV; this is encoded by the coding sequence ATGGACGTCGTCGAGCGGACGTGGACGTGGCTGGCCACCGGCGCCCACTGGACCGGTGGGGACGGTGTCTGGCACCGCCTCGACCAGCACCTCTACCTCACGGCCGTGAGCCTGCTGATCTCCTGCGCGGTCGCGCTGCCCGTCGCCGTGGTCCTCGGCCACCTGGGCCGAGGCGGCGCGCTGGCGGTGAACCTCTCCAACGTGGGCCGGGCGGTGCCCACGTTCGCGGTGCTCGTGCTGTTGCTGCTCAGTCCGCTGGGGCAGTACGGCTCCTGGCCGACCGTCATAGCGCTGGTGCTCTTCGCGATCCCGCCGGTGCTGACCAACGCCTATGTGGGCATGCGCGAGGTCGACCGGGACATGGTCGAGGCCGCGCGGGGTATGGGCATGACCGGCCCTCAGGTGGTCGCCCGGGTGGAGCTGCCGCTCGCCTTCCCGCTGATCATGACGGGCGTGCGGTCCGCCGCGGTGCAGATCGTGGCCACGGCCACGCTCGCCGCGCTGGCCGGCGGCGGTGGCCTCGGCCGGGTCATCACGGCCGGCTTCCGGCTCACCGACACCGCGCAGGTGGTGGCCGGGGCGCTGCTGGTGGCCGTGTTCGCGCTGCTGGTGGAGGGCGTCTTCGTCCTGCTGGCGCGGCTGCTGGACCCGGTGCGCCGCCGTGCGGGGCGGACGGCGGGAAAAGTGGCGCCCACCCCCGTTTCCGACGTCTGA
- a CDS encoding ABC transporter permease has protein sequence MAEQSCLVDNDWICGEYLSTRGQELVDATLQHIGITLASVAIGLLVAFPLALLARARRGVRGPVLGLTTVFYAIPSLAMFSLLVPVLGLSVSVVVTGLVLYSLTILVRNILAGLAAVPEEAREAARGMGYGPVRLLFGVELPLALPALMAGLRIATVSTVSLTTIGAIIGYGGLGNLVLSGLRSYFKAQVLTASVLCVLLAVVADVVLLLVQRLLTPWTRTRRRRAPRAGAAKTPAGQAVA, from the coding sequence ATGGCGGAGCAGAGCTGTCTGGTCGACAACGACTGGATCTGCGGCGAATATCTGAGCACCCGCGGCCAGGAGCTGGTGGACGCCACGCTCCAGCACATCGGCATCACGCTCGCGTCGGTCGCGATCGGGCTGCTCGTCGCGTTCCCGCTGGCACTGCTGGCCCGCGCCCGGCGGGGCGTGCGCGGCCCGGTGCTCGGGCTGACCACGGTGTTCTACGCGATCCCGTCGCTCGCCATGTTCTCGCTGCTGGTGCCGGTCCTCGGTCTGTCGGTGTCCGTCGTGGTCACGGGCCTGGTGCTGTATTCCCTCACCATCCTCGTGCGGAACATCCTGGCCGGCCTGGCCGCGGTGCCCGAGGAAGCCCGGGAGGCGGCCCGCGGCATGGGGTACGGGCCGGTGCGGCTGCTGTTCGGGGTCGAACTCCCGCTGGCGCTGCCCGCCCTGATGGCCGGTCTGCGGATCGCCACCGTCTCCACCGTCTCGCTCACCACCATCGGCGCCATCATCGGCTACGGCGGCCTGGGCAATCTCGTCCTGAGCGGCCTGCGCAGCTATTTCAAGGCGCAGGTGCTCACTGCCTCCGTGCTGTGCGTGCTGCTGGCGGTCGTCGCCGACGTCGTCCTGCTGCTCGTCCAGCGGCTGCTGACGCCCTGGACGCGGACCCGGCGAAGGCGCGCGCCGCGCGCGGGAGCGGCGAAGACCCCGGCCGGGCAGGCGGTGGCCTGA
- a CDS encoding phosphatidylglycerol lysyltransferase domain-containing protein, translating to MSVRVDGKKSDGVPEGTKRLSRLARILKGPRPEHVPAVVGTVAAVIGLLDILAGVVPRWRWSRVHSFAEVLPGSVTQLAAAGSIIVGILLLMLAHGLKRAKQQAWLAAVVLLPIGAAAQLIYRHSYPGAGLSLLVFAYLVWHRKAFFALPDPRSRWKALANFVLMGAASFGLGWVIVGSHPKQMIGDPPVLEQIEHVIWGLFGFEGSIRYTGGVDYTVGYSLGALGLLTVATTAFLAFRPAYPAAVLTEEDEDRLRELLDKHGARDSLGHFALRRDKSVVFSPSGKAAVSYRVVSGVMLASGDPIGDVEAWPGAIEKFMELAKRHSWTPAVAGCSETGGEVWTRETGLDALEMGDEAIVDVADFSLTGRSMRNVRQMVKRIERNGYSTKVRRVGDLGPEELEAVQKAANAWRDTEDERGFSMALGRIGDPKDLDAIIATAHKDPEEGEDCPFGDLRAMQHYVPWGPDGSSLELMRRDRSADPGMNELLIVAFLQSAPELKIKRLSLNFAFFRSALERGGKLGAGPVVRIQRTVLVFLSRWFQIESLYKFNEKFRPRWEPRFVVFPNSRDLPRIGFAMMQAEGFLELPRLLRRRPAEPKHSVHDEDTVSASEVTRAA from the coding sequence ATGTCTGTCAGGGTAGATGGCAAAAAGTCCGATGGGGTTCCCGAGGGGACCAAGCGACTGTCGAGGCTTGCGCGCATCCTCAAGGGGCCACGGCCTGAGCACGTGCCCGCGGTCGTGGGTACGGTCGCGGCCGTCATCGGCCTGCTCGACATCCTGGCGGGGGTCGTCCCCCGGTGGCGCTGGAGCCGCGTCCACAGCTTCGCCGAGGTCCTGCCCGGTTCGGTGACCCAGCTGGCGGCCGCCGGCTCGATCATCGTGGGCATCCTGCTCCTGATGCTGGCCCACGGCCTCAAGCGGGCCAAGCAGCAGGCCTGGCTCGCCGCCGTCGTGCTGCTGCCGATAGGCGCGGCCGCCCAGCTCATCTACCGCCACTCCTACCCCGGCGCCGGCCTGTCCCTGCTGGTCTTCGCCTACCTGGTGTGGCACCGCAAGGCGTTCTTCGCGCTGCCCGACCCGCGCAGCCGCTGGAAGGCGCTGGCCAACTTCGTCCTCATGGGCGCGGCCAGCTTCGGCCTCGGCTGGGTGATCGTCGGCTCGCACCCCAAGCAGATGATCGGTGACCCGCCGGTCCTGGAGCAGATCGAGCACGTGATCTGGGGCCTCTTCGGCTTCGAGGGTTCGATCCGCTACACCGGCGGCGTCGACTACACCGTCGGCTACTCCCTGGGCGCCCTCGGTCTGCTGACCGTCGCCACCACCGCCTTCCTCGCCTTCCGCCCGGCCTACCCGGCCGCGGTCCTGACCGAGGAGGACGAGGACCGGCTGCGCGAGCTGCTGGACAAGCACGGTGCCCGCGACTCGCTCGGCCACTTCGCGCTGCGCCGTGACAAGAGCGTCGTCTTCTCCCCGTCGGGCAAGGCCGCCGTCTCCTACCGCGTCGTCTCCGGCGTGATGCTCGCCAGCGGTGACCCGATCGGTGACGTCGAGGCGTGGCCCGGCGCGATCGAGAAGTTCATGGAGCTCGCCAAGCGCCACTCCTGGACCCCGGCGGTCGCCGGGTGCAGCGAGACCGGTGGCGAGGTCTGGACCCGTGAGACCGGTCTGGACGCCCTGGAGATGGGCGACGAGGCCATCGTGGACGTCGCGGACTTCTCCCTCACCGGCCGCTCCATGCGCAACGTCCGCCAGATGGTCAAGCGCATCGAGCGCAACGGCTACAGCACCAAGGTGCGCCGCGTCGGCGACCTGGGCCCCGAGGAGCTGGAGGCCGTCCAGAAGGCCGCCAACGCCTGGCGCGACACCGAGGACGAGCGCGGCTTCTCCATGGCCCTGGGCCGCATCGGCGACCCCAAGGACCTGGACGCCATCATCGCGACCGCCCACAAGGACCCGGAGGAGGGCGAGGACTGCCCGTTCGGCGACCTCCGCGCCATGCAGCACTACGTGCCGTGGGGCCCGGACGGCAGCTCGCTGGAGCTGATGCGCCGCGACCGCAGCGCGGACCCGGGCATGAACGAGCTCCTGATCGTGGCCTTCCTCCAGTCCGCGCCGGAGCTGAAGATCAAGCGCCTGTCGCTGAACTTCGCGTTCTTCCGCTCCGCCCTGGAGCGCGGCGGCAAGCTGGGCGCCGGCCCGGTCGTCCGGATCCAGCGCACCGTGCTGGTCTTCCTCTCGCGCTGGTTCCAGATCGAGTCGCTCTACAAGTTCAACGAGAAGTTCCGGCCGCGCTGGGAGCCGCGCTTCGTGGTCTTCCCGAACAGCCGGGACCTGCCGCGCATCGGCTTCGCGATGATGCAGGCCGAGGGCTTCCTGGAGCTGCCGCGCCTGCTGCGCCGCCGCCCGGCCGAGCCCAAGCACTCCGTGCACGACGAGGACACCGTCTCCGCCTCGGAGGTCACCCGCGCGGCCTGA
- the folB gene encoding dihydroneopterin aldolase has protein sequence MDRVALRGLKARGHHGVFPREREEGQTFIVDLVLSLDTRPAAADDDLAKTVHYGIVAEEVVDIVQGEPVDLIETLAERIAEQCLKHDAVREVEVVVHKPDAPITVPFDDVTITITRSRV, from the coding sequence GTGGATCGTGTCGCGCTGCGCGGCTTGAAGGCTCGCGGGCACCACGGGGTGTTCCCCCGGGAGCGCGAGGAGGGCCAGACCTTCATCGTGGACCTGGTGCTGAGCCTGGACACCCGGCCCGCCGCGGCCGACGACGACCTCGCGAAGACCGTGCACTACGGCATCGTGGCGGAGGAGGTCGTCGACATCGTCCAGGGCGAGCCCGTCGACCTGATCGAGACCCTCGCCGAGCGGATCGCCGAGCAGTGTCTGAAGCACGACGCGGTGCGGGAGGTCGAGGTGGTCGTGCACAAGCCCGACGCCCCGATCACCGTGCCTTTCGACGATGTGACGATCACTATTACCCGGAGCCGAGTATGA
- a CDS encoding DUF3180 domain-containing protein yields MKQLRIGVLVGLFAAAGIVSWAGARLWDSLGTLPSVPVAAPIVLAVIAAVLVATAFPLRSRLRAQRERRPGAKGVDPLLAARAVVFGQASALVAALVAGMYGGVGVFLLIDGVDTTVRRDQVIYAGASVLAGACVVAAAFFLERVCKLPEDDDENHGGPGAAPA; encoded by the coding sequence GTGAAGCAACTTCGGATCGGGGTGCTGGTCGGACTGTTCGCCGCGGCCGGGATCGTGTCCTGGGCGGGCGCCCGGCTGTGGGACTCCCTCGGCACGCTGCCGAGCGTCCCGGTGGCGGCGCCCATCGTGCTCGCGGTCATCGCCGCGGTCCTCGTGGCCACGGCCTTCCCGCTGCGCTCCCGGCTGCGCGCCCAGCGCGAGCGCCGCCCCGGCGCGAAGGGCGTCGACCCGCTGCTGGCCGCCCGCGCGGTCGTCTTCGGCCAGGCGAGCGCGCTGGTCGCGGCGCTGGTCGCCGGGATGTACGGCGGGGTCGGCGTCTTCCTGCTCATCGACGGCGTGGACACCACGGTCCGTCGTGACCAGGTGATCTACGCCGGGGCGTCGGTGCTGGCGGGCGCCTGTGTGGTCGCCGCCGCGTTCTTCCTGGAGCGCGTGTGCAAGCTGCCCGAGGACGACGACGAGAACCACGGCGGCCCGGGCGCGGCACCGGCGTAG
- the folK gene encoding 2-amino-4-hydroxy-6-hydroxymethyldihydropteridine diphosphokinase, producing the protein MSSSDPTVQPVPASVVAQVDAADVTLSNPKRAVISLGSNLGNRLETLQGAIDALEDTPGLRVKAVSPVYETEPWGVEPGTQPAYFNAVVLVKTTLPPDSLLERGHAIEEAFERVRDERWGPRTLDVDIVAYQDVVSDDPVLTLPHPRAHERAFVLAPWHDVDPEAVVPGRGAVVELLAAVGLDSVAPRVDLELRLPE; encoded by the coding sequence ATGAGCAGCAGCGACCCGACCGTGCAGCCGGTGCCCGCCTCCGTGGTGGCGCAGGTGGACGCGGCCGATGTGACCCTGAGCAACCCCAAACGGGCCGTGATCTCCCTGGGCAGCAATCTCGGCAACCGCCTGGAGACCCTCCAGGGCGCCATCGACGCGCTGGAGGACACGCCGGGCCTGCGGGTCAAGGCCGTCTCCCCGGTCTACGAGACGGAGCCGTGGGGCGTCGAGCCGGGCACCCAGCCCGCCTATTTCAACGCCGTGGTGCTGGTGAAGACCACCCTCCCGCCGGACTCGCTGCTGGAGCGCGGGCACGCGATCGAGGAGGCCTTCGAGCGGGTGCGGGACGAGCGCTGGGGCCCCCGGACGCTCGATGTCGACATCGTCGCCTACCAGGACGTGGTCTCGGACGACCCGGTGCTGACCCTGCCGCACCCGCGGGCGCACGAGCGCGCCTTCGTGCTGGCGCCGTGGCACGACGTGGACCCGGAGGCCGTGGTCCCGGGCCGGGGCGCGGTCGTCGAACTGCTGGCCGCGGTGGGTCTCGACAGTGTGGCCCCGCGGGTGGACCTGGAACTCCGGCTCCCGGAGTAG